A single Metarhizium brunneum chromosome 5, complete sequence DNA region contains:
- the PDX1_1 gene encoding Pyridoxal 5'-phosphate synthase subunit PDX1, with amino-acid sequence MANETAAAAANGAAPKSTFAVKAGLAQMLKGGVIMDVTNAAQARIAEEAGACAVMALERVPADIRKDGGVARMSDPTVIKEIQAAVTIPVMAKARIGHFVECQVLEALGVDYIDESEVLTPADDESHVEKSHFNSPFVCGCRNLGEALRRIAEGAAMIRTKGEAGTGDVVEAVRHMKTVNKQIAQAKAALAEGGIIRIREMARELEVDAELLRQTAELGRLPVVNFAAGGVATPADAALMMQLGCDGVFVGSGIFKSGDPAKRAKAIVQATTHFKDAKIIAEASTGLGEAMVGINCDSMKPEEKLATRGW; translated from the coding sequence ATGGCCAACGaaactgccgccgccgctgccaatGGCGCTGCTCCCAAGTCCAcctttgccgtcaaggccggtCTCGCTCAGATGCTCAAGGGCGGTGTCATCATGGACGTGACCAACGCCGCGCAGGCCCGTATCGCTGAGGAGGCCGGTGCTtgcgccgtcatggccctcgAGCGTGTCCCCGCCGATATCCGAAAGGACGGCGGCGTTGCCCGCATGTCGGACCCTACTGTCATCAAGGAGATCcaggccgccgtcaccattcccgtcatggccaaggcccgCATCGGCCACTTTGTTGAGTGCCAGGTCCTCGAGGCTCTCGGTGTCGACTACATTGACGAGAGTGAAGTTCTGACCCCCGCCGATGACGAGAGCCACGTTGAGAAGAGCCACTTCAACTCTCCCTTCGTCTGTGGCTGCCGCAATTTGGGCGAGGCCCTGCGCCGCATTGCCGAGGGCGCTGCCATGATCCGGACCAAGGGTGAAGCCGGTACTGgcgatgtcgtcgaggccgtTCGCCACATGAAGACGGTCAACAAGCAGATTGCtcaggccaaggctgctctCGCCGAGGGGGGCATCATCCGCATCCGTGAAATGGCCCGCGAGCTCGAGGTCGACGCTGAGCTTTTGCGCCAGACTGCCGAGCTCGGTCGCCTGCCCGTTGTCAACTTCGCCGCTGGCGGTGTTGCTACCCCCGCTGACGCTGCCCTCATGATGCAGCTCGGTTGCGACGGTGTCTTTGTCGGCAGCGGCATCTTCAAGTCTGGCGACCCAGCCAAGCGCGCCAAGGCTATTGTCCAGGCAACCACTCACttcaaggatgccaagatTATTGCTGAGGCCAGCACCGGTCTCGGTGAGGCCATGGTCGGTATCAACTGTGACAGCATGAAGCCTGAGGAGAAGCTTGCCACCCGCGGTTGGTAA
- the Padi3_2 gene encoding Protein-arginine deiminase type-3 yields the protein MHKAVVLTLGVLAITCHALQAIILADTNRDGKVDMNGNSDDALKSTWTEERGAIFMANIADTNRRCSARNNSHHLDKCHDASDNILRNSKYLAPLRTVADGALSDAARGKIFVPGKYAEKNVRIFHKSGGNWNYVNKSYVFSPPDLRAGLELGIDARDVGRPKGWDGMAMVNFVLTDQEQSANDTVALRVAPILIPHDKRRLEKMSVATHKRYPNWELFAEHLQKYLVDRRFEEPVTRIDSLHGWAHDHFKAGYTSMPGPDGPISLRVYLKGCLAGPEGERVFEDMRGDSAGAVRHHETSELDSDQLGNIEIIPPHSHNGANYPAGRAVMGFARFMSGHKTPKMLKFLQAQKFQHPFTLDHSWLFRGQIADYMQFVPANTSRGWAMIVADPVATLKLFKKAKKDGHGENIAISHHSFLRPEPEKDCDKMTISQLLRLPLVRKTTEWSGKSIAHNVNVIKNETGITEDDIVRVPTLFYSRDGLTTLRQMYCMGNRYYVPPKSMALKTKRWFHYMWNMAKNFFELARTTPWPSKPLYPTATNGIYFENFQYLSPQPFGPLIDGSDIFVEAIRQAFGKVGVNVTFFENWVIHHVRDGGIERAVNVERDIFQKWWTMDAADETPQREVAPENHTEDQRA from the coding sequence GGAAAGGTTGACATGAACGGGAACTCAGATGATGCACTAAAGTCCACTTGGACGGAGGAACGAGGAGCCATTTTCATGGCCAATATTGCCGATACGAACCGCCGATGCTCCGCTAGGAACAATTCCCACCATCTTGATAAGTGCCACGACGCATCTGATAACATCCTACGCAACTCCAAGTACCTGGCGCCTCTACGCACCGTCGCTGACGGTGCCTTGAGCGACGCAGCCAGGGGCAAGATCTTTGTCCCTGGCAAATATGCCGAGAAAAATGTCCGCATCTTCCACAAGAGCGGCGGTAATTGGAACTATGTCAACAAGAGCTATGTCTTCAGTCCTCCTGATCTGCGGGCCGGTCTAGAGCTGGGGATTGACGCACGAGACGTTGGTCGACCCaagggatgggatgggatggcCATGGTCAACTTTGTATTGACTGACCAGGAGCAGTCTGCCAATGATACAGTCGCACTTCGTGTTGCACCCATCCTGATACCTCATGATAAACGAAGGCTTGAAAAGATGTCGGTTGCAACTCACAAACGTTACCCAAACTGGGAGTTGTTTGCCGAGCATCTACAGAAGTATCTGGTTGATCGTAGATTCGAGGAGCCTGTGACCAGGATCGACAGTCTGCACGGCTGGGCCCACGACCACTTCAAAGCCGGATATACAAGTATGCCGGGACCCGACGGGCCTATTTCCCTGCGCGTCTATCTCAAGGGCTGTCTAGCGGGGCCGGAGGGCGAACGAGTGTTTGAGGATATGAGAGGTGACTCGGCCGGCGCCGTTCGACATCATGAGACATCCGAGTTAGATTCGGACCAGCTGGGGAATATTGAAATCATACCCCCCCATTCCCACAACGGCGCAAACTACCCTGCGGGAAGAGCAGTCATGGGATTCGCCCGCTTCATGTCCGGCCACAAAACGCCCAAGATGCTGAAATTTTTGCAGGCCCAGAAGTTCCAGCACCCCTTCACCCTCGATCATAGTTGGCTCTTTCGTGGCCAGATTGCCGACTACATGCAGTTCGTACCTGCCAACACCTCCCGAGGATGGGCCATGATCGTGGCCGATCCCGTTGCCACACTCAAGTTGTTCAAGAAGGCCAAAAaggacggccatggcgagaatATAGCGATATCTCATCATAGCTTCCTCAGACCAGAGCCTGAGAAGGATTGCGATAAAATGACCATTAGTCAGCTTCTTCGGCTGCCTCTCGTCAGAAAAACGACCGAGTGGTCCGGAAAGAGCATTGCACACAACGTCAACGTTATCAAGAACGAAACTGGAATCACTGAAGATGATATCGTACGCGTCCCGACCCTTTTCTACTCGCGTGATGGTCTCACAACGCTGAGGCAGATGTACTGTATGGGGAATAGATATTATGTACCTCCAAAGTCGATGGCCCTGAAGACGAAACGCTGGTTCCATTACATGTGGAACATGGCAAAGAACTTCTTCGAGTTGGCGCGAACCACACCCTGGCCTTCCAAACCTCTTTATCCCACAGCCACTAACGGCATCTACTTTGAAAACTTCCAATACCTGAGCCCGCAACCCTTCGGGCCCCTCATCGACGGGTCGGACATATTCGTCGAGGCTATCCGCCAGGCCTTCGGCAAGGTCGGAGTGAATGTTACATTCTTCGAGAACTGGGTTATTCACCACGTGCGCGATGGCGGAATCGAGCGCGCCGTCAATGTGGAACGTGATATTTTTCAGAAGTGGTGGACAATGGATGCCGCTGATGAAACGCCTCAACGTGAAGTCGCTCCAGAGAATCATACAGAGGATCAGCGCGCCTGA